A part of Hippea maritima DSM 10411 genomic DNA contains:
- the rpsP gene encoding 30S ribosomal protein S16, which yields MVVIRLRRGGMKKKPFYRIVAVDSRKKRDGAVIEILGYYDPKTEPPTIKVEMEKYNSWIEKGAKVSETVKNLVKKVG from the coding sequence GTGGTAGTAATAAGACTTAGAAGAGGTGGCATGAAGAAAAAACCCTTTTACAGAATCGTTGCTGTTGATTCAAGAAAAAAGAGAGATGGAGCAGTTATTGAGATTTTGGGATATTACGATCCAAAAACAGAACCACCAACAATAAAGGTAGAGATGGAAAAATACAACAGCTGGATAGAAAAGGGAGCCAAGGTATCAGAAACCGTCAAAAACCTTGTAAAAAAGGTGGGGTAG
- a CDS encoding KH domain-containing protein yields the protein MKELISCIVNSLVDNQEAVKIKEIGGEKTTVIELAVDKNDLGKIIGKEGKTIKAIRTILNAASKKAGKKAVLEIIE from the coding sequence ATGAAAGAGCTAATAAGCTGCATAGTAAATAGCCTCGTAGACAATCAAGAAGCTGTCAAGATTAAAGAGATTGGTGGGGAGAAAACTACTGTAATAGAGCTGGCTGTGGATAAGAATGATTTAGGTAAAATCATAGGCAAAGAAGGCAAAACCATCAAAGCAATAAGAACCATTTTAAATGCAGCAAGCAAAAAAGCCGGCAAAAAGGCGGTATTAGAAATCATTGAATAA
- the trmD gene encoding tRNA (guanosine(37)-N1)-methyltransferase TrmD, with product MEIYILSIFPGMFESVFNETIIKRAQEKDLVKIELVNIRDFATDKHKTTDDYPYGGGAGMVMKPEPIYRAMDYVKEKNPNVHVILLSPGGLIFNQQKAKELSKMEATAIICGRYEGFDERIRFLADEEISLGKFVLSGGEIAAMAIVDATVRLIPGVLGNEESLKEESFENGLIEYPQYTRPRIFRGMAVPDILLSGNHKKIKEWREKKAKEKTIKWMGVEDG from the coding sequence ATGGAGATTTACATCCTAAGCATCTTTCCAGGTATGTTTGAAAGCGTATTTAACGAAACGATCATAAAGAGAGCCCAAGAAAAAGATCTTGTAAAGATAGAGCTTGTAAACATCAGAGATTTTGCCACCGACAAACACAAAACCACAGATGATTATCCTTACGGTGGGGGCGCTGGGATGGTAATGAAACCAGAGCCCATATATAGAGCTATGGACTATGTCAAAGAAAAAAACCCTAATGTCCATGTCATACTTTTAAGCCCTGGCGGACTTATTTTCAACCAACAGAAGGCAAAAGAGTTATCAAAAATGGAGGCTACTGCTATCATCTGTGGTAGATATGAAGGCTTTGATGAAAGGATTAGATTTTTAGCAGATGAGGAAATCTCTCTGGGCAAGTTTGTACTCAGCGGAGGAGAAATAGCAGCTATGGCCATAGTCGATGCTACAGTAAGGCTTATTCCTGGTGTTCTTGGTAATGAGGAATCACTAAAGGAAGAAAGTTTTGAAAACGGACTAATTGAATACCCTCAATACACAAGACCAAGGATTTTCAGGGGAATGGCCGTACCTGACATTTTACTTTCGGGAAACCATAAAAAGATAAAAGAGTGGCGAGAAAAAAAGGCTAAAGAAAAAACAATAAAGTGGATGGGAGTTGAAGATGGATAA
- the rplS gene encoding 50S ribosomal protein L19: MDKLKAFKDEMVQSLNKEIPEIWPGDTVKVYTKVKEGNKERIQIFAGVVIRRRGGKGLDGTFTVRKESNGIGVEKIFPYLSPSVEKIEVIQRGKVRRARLYYLRERRGKAAKIKKKGF; this comes from the coding sequence ATGGATAAGCTAAAGGCATTCAAAGACGAGATGGTTCAGTCTTTAAACAAAGAGATACCGGAGATCTGGCCGGGCGATACGGTAAAGGTCTACACAAAGGTAAAAGAGGGAAACAAAGAGAGAATCCAGATATTTGCAGGTGTTGTAATCAGAAGAAGAGGCGGAAAAGGGCTAGATGGCACATTTACCGTCAGGAAAGAATCAAACGGAATAGGTGTAGAAAAGATTTTTCCATACCTAAGTCCATCCGTTGAAAAAATAGAGGTCATCCAGAGGGGTAAGGTAAGAAGAGCAAGACTCTACTATCTAAGAGAGAGAAGAGGAAAAGCTGCTAAGATTAAGAAAAAAGGATTCTAA
- a CDS encoding YraN family protein, protein MGRWAEEKAAHLLKNNGYTIIQRNFHCRDGEIDIIAQKGDLLVFIEVKARFDGSEPLEFVDLKKRSKIIKCAKFYMLKYKISDVDIRFDAIGIIKDATNWIKNAFMEE, encoded by the coding sequence ATAGGAAGGTGGGCAGAAGAAAAGGCTGCCCACCTTTTAAAAAATAACGGATACACCATTATACAAAGAAACTTCCATTGCAGAGATGGTGAGATAGACATAATAGCACAAAAGGGTGATTTGTTAGTTTTTATTGAAGTAAAAGCAAGATTCGACGGTAGTGAGCCGCTTGAATTTGTAGATTTAAAAAAGAGGTCAAAAATAATAAAGTGCGCAAAGTTCTACATGCTAAAATATAAAATATCTGATGTCGATATTAGGTTCGATGCCATAGGTATTATCAAAGATGCCACAAATTGGATAAAAAACGCATTTATGGAGGAATAG
- a CDS encoding molybdopterin molybdotransferase MoeA — MLRVDDAIDVILSNVFPIDGWDEVFLDNALNRVAFEDVVSNIDVPDFDRSAMDGYALVFGDDKKRFRVVESADELEENCCIRINTGFPIPDKADAIAEVEITKRVGNYIELLKPVERKRNFTSKGIELKKGGLLLKKGERISVRKQALLAYSGVFKLKVFRVPIVGIITTGDEVIFAGDEFESGKVYNANYFILKGLVQKWLGSPVYFGHIKDDKALLKKTIRHTLKRCDILLTTGGVSMGSRDFIKSVLSDMDANIFFEKTTIKPGKPAVFAKIEDKPFFGLPGWPAALFTVAYVYLKPMLFKLAGIDKLANEYLNCIIDESMHSKMGKCYFDRVRLTITDGMYHGVSAGSQKTDNFYSVAVADGLVRIDEKEEDKEKGAELPLIVFDD, encoded by the coding sequence ATGTTGAGAGTTGACGATGCGATTGATGTTATATTGAGTAATGTATTTCCAATTGATGGATGGGATGAGGTTTTCTTGGATAATGCACTAAACAGGGTAGCTTTTGAGGATGTTGTATCGAATATAGACGTGCCCGATTTTGATCGTTCCGCAATGGATGGTTATGCCCTTGTGTTCGGTGATGATAAGAAAAGATTTAGGGTAGTTGAGTCAGCGGATGAATTAGAGGAGAATTGCTGTATTAGAATAAATACCGGTTTTCCCATTCCAGATAAAGCCGATGCTATAGCTGAGGTTGAGATAACAAAGAGGGTGGGCAATTATATTGAACTTCTAAAACCTGTTGAAAGAAAAAGAAATTTTACTTCTAAGGGTATTGAACTAAAAAAAGGTGGCCTTCTTTTGAAAAAGGGTGAAAGAATAAGCGTAAGAAAACAAGCGCTTCTTGCCTATAGTGGGGTTTTTAAACTTAAGGTTTTTAGGGTGCCTATTGTAGGTATTATTACAACAGGCGATGAGGTTATATTTGCCGGGGATGAATTTGAATCTGGTAAGGTATATAATGCCAACTATTTTATCTTGAAAGGATTGGTTCAAAAATGGCTTGGCAGTCCTGTATATTTTGGTCATATAAAAGATGATAAGGCCCTACTTAAAAAAACAATAAGACATACGCTAAAAAGATGCGACATCCTTTTGACGACTGGCGGTGTTAGTATGGGTAGCAGGGATTTTATAAAATCGGTTTTAAGCGACATGGATGCTAATATATTTTTTGAAAAAACGACAATAAAACCTGGCAAGCCCGCTGTTTTTGCAAAAATTGAGGATAAGCCTTTTTTTGGGCTACCTGGTTGGCCTGCAGCTCTTTTTACGGTAGCTTATGTTTATTTAAAACCCATGCTATTTAAACTTGCAGGTATAGATAAACTTGCCAATGAATATTTAAACTGCATAATTGATGAGTCTATGCATTCTAAGATGGGTAAATGCTACTTTGATAGGGTCAGACTAACTATAACTGATGGTATGTATCATGGAGTTTCTGCAGGGTCTCAAAAAACGGATAATTTCTACTCAGTAGCTGTAGCCGATGGACTTGTTAGGATAGATGAGAAAGAAGAAGATAAAGAAAAGGGAGCAGAACTCCCTTTGATTGTTTTCGATGATTAG
- a CDS encoding molybdopterin-binding protein, translated as MKKVKIPIEKAIGETIPHDLTKIAPGEGFKGVLFKKGHVINKEDIPLLKSIGKNYIYKLILDEDEIHEDDFAKILSEKIAGENIEYDESPSEGKIMFRAGKDGLFKLNKQRVVKLNMIAETSFPTIHNNFPVKKGQSVAAFRIIPLITKRKVLHKALNVVNEPLINVMEYKIKKASLIITGTEVYEGRVKDLFKPKIERKLGDFSVELADSIIVKDNLGDIKEAFLEFTKSESELILVSGGSSVDPDDLTKKALKKAGVRFIREGNPIQPANNLTIGYFGEITVCVVPAGALFYKATAFDIFLPRLLAKDRITKRDIAEYSVGGLCHFCKVCVYPICPFGKV; from the coding sequence ATGAAAAAGGTAAAAATCCCTATAGAAAAAGCTATAGGTGAAACTATACCGCATGATCTCACTAAAATTGCGCCCGGTGAAGGTTTTAAAGGGGTTTTATTTAAAAAAGGTCATGTGATAAACAAGGAAGATATACCGCTTCTTAAAAGTATAGGTAAAAACTATATATACAAACTTATTCTGGATGAAGATGAGATTCATGAAGATGACTTCGCCAAGATTTTATCAGAAAAGATAGCTGGTGAGAATATAGAATACGATGAAAGCCCTTCAGAGGGTAAGATAATGTTCAGGGCAGGTAAGGATGGCCTTTTTAAATTAAATAAGCAGCGTGTGGTTAAACTTAATATGATTGCAGAGACGTCCTTTCCTACTATTCACAATAATTTCCCAGTAAAAAAAGGCCAGAGTGTTGCTGCCTTTAGAATAATACCCCTTATTACAAAAAGAAAAGTATTACATAAGGCTTTGAATGTGGTTAATGAACCACTCATAAATGTTATGGAATACAAAATAAAAAAGGCTTCTTTAATTATTACAGGAACAGAGGTTTATGAGGGTAGGGTTAAAGATTTATTCAAACCTAAAATAGAGAGAAAGCTGGGTGATTTTAGTGTTGAGCTCGCAGACAGTATAATCGTTAAGGATAATTTGGGTGATATTAAGGAAGCTTTTTTAGAATTTACAAAAAGTGAGTCTGAGCTTATCCTGGTAAGCGGGGGCTCAAGTGTTGATCCAGATGATTTAACCAAAAAAGCTTTAAAGAAGGCTGGTGTTAGGTTTATAAGAGAGGGTAATCCTATTCAACCTGCAAATAATCTAACCATTGGTTATTTCGGTGAGATAACGGTATGCGTTGTGCCTGCAGGTGCTTTGTTTTACAAGGCGACTGCGTTTGATATATTTTTACCCAGGCTTCTTGCAAAAGATAGAATAACAAAAAGGGATATAGCGGAATATTCGGTTGGTGGGCTTTGTCATTTCTGTAAGGTTTGTGTTTATCCTATTTGTCCATTTGGGAAGGTGTGA
- a CDS encoding amino acid ABC transporter ATP-binding protein has translation MSDTNEPIIVAEHLHKTFPNGVKALRDVSLSVNKGEVVVIIGASGSGKTTFLRTINQLETVDEGRIVVEGVEITDPKTNLTKIRADVGMVFQHFNVFPHLTVLENVMIGQILVRKRKKEEAKQIALEFLSKVGIADKKDDYPTNLSGGQQQRVAIARALAMHPKIMLFDEATSALDPEMVGGILDIMKQLAKAGMTMVVVTHEMGFAREAADRIVYMDSGKIIEIGTPDDIFTNPKSDRLKQFLSQIL, from the coding sequence ATGAGTGATACCAACGAGCCTATAATAGTAGCTGAACATCTACATAAAACATTTCCAAATGGTGTTAAGGCTTTAAGGGATGTATCTTTAAGTGTAAACAAGGGTGAGGTGGTTGTAATTATAGGTGCATCTGGTAGTGGCAAAACCACATTTTTAAGAACAATAAACCAACTTGAAACGGTTGATGAAGGTAGAATTGTTGTTGAGGGAGTAGAGATAACAGATCCCAAAACAAATCTTACCAAAATTAGAGCCGATGTTGGTATGGTGTTTCAGCATTTCAATGTTTTTCCACACTTAACAGTGCTTGAAAATGTTATGATAGGCCAAATTTTGGTTAGAAAGAGAAAAAAAGAAGAGGCAAAACAGATTGCCCTTGAGTTCTTATCAAAGGTGGGTATAGCCGATAAGAAGGATGACTATCCTACGAATTTAAGTGGTGGCCAGCAACAGAGGGTAGCAATAGCAAGGGCGTTGGCCATGCACCCCAAAATTATGCTGTTTGATGAGGCAACGAGTGCTTTGGATCCTGAGATGGTTGGTGGTATATTGGATATAATGAAGCAGCTTGCCAAAGCCGGGATGACTATGGTTGTTGTGACTCATGAGATGGGGTTTGCAAGAGAAGCGGCAGATAGGATAGTTTATATGGATTCTGGTAAAATTATAGAGATAGGTACTCCTGATGATATATTCACAAACCCCAAGAGCGACAGATTGAAGCAATTTTTAAGTCAGATTCTATGA
- a CDS encoding amino acid ABC transporter permease, with the protein MDRKKKNILIWNLAFIGVIIGISFFIYKASLRVNYSWNWRAVPSYLVYKSQNEIDSPTNGFVEGYKDGAVIIKSTEGKLLRVKVKHPTVSKGAVVSIGDEVGYNSSYKAGPLLMGLYMTIKVSLLSIIMALVIGFIVGLMRISDNPLFKNLAIVYIELIRGTPLLVQIFIIYFFIGTIFSMTRFFAGAFALAVFEGAYIAEIIRAGIQSIPRGQTEAAVALGMNYYQVMRYIIMPQAIKRVLPALAGQFISLIKDSSLLSVISLTELTKAGKEIVSSTFSPFEVWFSVAALYFIVTYTLSLLDRYLERRLAGNE; encoded by the coding sequence ATGGATAGAAAAAAGAAGAATATCCTGATTTGGAATTTAGCCTTTATTGGTGTGATTATTGGGATAAGTTTTTTTATCTACAAGGCTTCTTTGAGGGTAAATTATTCTTGGAATTGGAGGGCTGTGCCCTCCTACCTTGTGTATAAATCCCAAAATGAGATAGACTCACCCACAAATGGGTTTGTGGAGGGTTACAAAGATGGTGCCGTAATCATAAAATCCACCGAAGGGAAACTCTTAAGAGTAAAAGTTAAGCACCCTACTGTATCCAAGGGTGCGGTTGTATCTATTGGTGATGAAGTAGGCTATAACTCAAGCTATAAAGCTGGGCCGCTACTTATGGGTTTGTATATGACCATAAAGGTTTCTTTGCTCTCCATAATTATGGCTTTGGTTATAGGCTTTATAGTGGGTCTTATGAGAATATCTGATAATCCCCTGTTTAAAAACTTGGCTATTGTTTATATTGAGCTTATAAGGGGGACCCCACTCCTTGTTCAGATATTTATCATCTATTTCTTTATAGGTACTATTTTTAGCATGACGCGATTTTTTGCTGGTGCCTTTGCTTTGGCTGTTTTTGAAGGTGCTTACATTGCAGAGATAATAAGGGCTGGAATACAATCAATACCCAGAGGACAAACAGAGGCGGCTGTGGCTTTGGGTATGAATTACTATCAAGTGATGCGCTATATTATAATGCCACAAGCCATAAAAAGGGTGCTACCTGCTTTAGCTGGCCAGTTTATATCTTTAATTAAGGACTCATCACTTTTATCTGTTATCTCCTTAACGGAGCTTACAAAAGCAGGAAAGGAGATAGTTTCCTCTACATTTAGCCCGTTTGAGGTGTGGTTCAGCGTAGCTGCACTGTATTTTATTGTAACGTATACGCTTTCCCTTTTAGATAGGTACTTGGAAAGGAGATTAGCTGGCAATGAGTGA
- a CDS encoding transporter substrate-binding domain-containing protein: MKRLFGFLVFVVSLFMLVSFTSRAADINLWHNSTLYKIQKRGVLRVGLNAGYMPFEMRSKTGKIIGFDVDMAKLMAKAMGVKLKIVNTDWDGIIPALMTNKFDIIMSGMTITQKRNLKVNFADPYIVVGQTVLVNKKWAGKIKSYKDLNDPKFTVTVMLGTTGDFAAKKYISKAKIQEFQTEEEAVMQVMQGRADAFVYDKPYESIFYSNKGKGKLIFLDKPFTYEPLGWAINKGDPDFLNWLNNFLRQIKHDGTYDKVYKKWFVNVKDWMGKVQ; the protein is encoded by the coding sequence ATGAAAAGGTTGTTTGGTTTTTTGGTTTTTGTTGTTTCCTTGTTTATGTTGGTTTCATTTACTTCAAGGGCGGCCGATATTAACTTATGGCACAACTCAACACTTTATAAGATTCAAAAAAGAGGTGTTTTGAGGGTTGGTTTGAATGCCGGCTATATGCCATTTGAAATGAGAAGCAAGACAGGTAAGATTATTGGTTTTGATGTCGATATGGCTAAACTTATGGCAAAAGCTATGGGTGTTAAACTTAAAATAGTCAACACGGATTGGGATGGAATTATACCAGCTCTTATGACCAATAAATTTGATATTATCATGAGTGGAATGACGATAACCCAAAAAAGAAACCTGAAAGTTAACTTTGCTGATCCATATATAGTTGTTGGCCAAACCGTTTTAGTTAACAAAAAGTGGGCTGGAAAAATTAAAAGCTACAAAGATTTAAATGACCCTAAGTTTACCGTAACCGTTATGCTTGGAACAACTGGCGATTTTGCGGCTAAAAAGTATATATCCAAGGCAAAGATTCAGGAATTCCAGACAGAGGAAGAGGCTGTCATGCAGGTTATGCAGGGTAGGGCAGATGCCTTTGTCTATGATAAGCCCTATGAAAGTATTTTTTATTCCAATAAAGGTAAAGGTAAACTGATATTTTTGGATAAGCCTTTTACATATGAACCACTGGGATGGGCTATAAATAAAGGAGACCCTGACTTTTTGAATTGGCTCAACAACTTCTTAAGGCAGATTAAGCATGATGGCACCTATGACAAGGTTTATAAAAAATGGTTTGTAAATGTTAAAGATTGGATGGGTAAGGTTCAGTAG
- a CDS encoding ferredoxin translates to MAKVWVDEASCIGCEACVDELPDVFQMKDGKATVVNPEGASLDEIKEVAEACPTESIKVEE, encoded by the coding sequence ATGGCTAAGGTTTGGGTTGACGAGGCAAGCTGCATTGGTTGCGAGGCTTGTGTTGATGAGTTGCCAGATGTTTTCCAGATGAAAGATGGTAAAGCTACTGTTGTAAATCCTGAGGGAGCTTCTTTGGACGAAATTAAAGAGGTTGCTGAGGCTTGTCCAACAGAATCCATTAAGGTTGAAGAGTAA
- a CDS encoding response regulator, translated as MADKKKIMVVDDEDAIRLLYEEEFEDEGYEVVSCASGDEAIEKFEQEKPDLVILDIAMPGMSGLDVLAKIKEKSPKTPVIMSTAYSHYKNDFYTYVADAYIVKSPDLTELKEKVTQLLG; from the coding sequence ATGGCAGATAAGAAGAAAATTATGGTTGTAGACGATGAAGATGCCATAAGGTTGTTATACGAGGAGGAGTTTGAGGACGAAGGGTATGAGGTTGTCTCATGCGCAAGCGGCGATGAGGCTATAGAAAAGTTTGAGCAAGAAAAACCCGATCTGGTAATTTTAGATATAGCAATGCCAGGCATGAGTGGCTTGGATGTGCTTGCAAAAATAAAGGAAAAATCTCCCAAGACCCCTGTTATTATGTCTACAGCTTATTCGCATTACAAAAACGACTTTTATACGTATGTTGCCGATGCTTATATTGTAAAATCCCCTGATCTAACAGAGCTTAAAGAAAAAGTAACACAGCTTTTGGGGTAA
- a CDS encoding sensor histidine kinase, with protein sequence MQKSHELKRFLNILERAGSLKELYLRALPFFFEICNIDKILFFKFSKRKNCFDPKLAVKKSEALKIIKDDYENFDVDKLFESEFNKKFRILGVKCNDTVRALVGLFVDKKVKIINFNNIAGTQLKNVLREFGFKREILSVPFVSLGEIVGFMLIDICEIEHVRCYVGAFSCALGRLLLIKSLNNLTNIIETQKEELNRTDIVCQIGKTALTIAHEMKNSLVGIIGLFGKLKDKLGEDEKAVKYYQIIDKELKKLYDFTLDINKFSKIVKPREFQPVDIEDIIDNSIEMVSAFAKDVSFSVSIDENVSQVLADKTQLEQVFLNLFKNSIEAGKGRHKVKIDVSVRLENNNVVIRIKDNSGGVDEETLRSMLKPFFTTKSYGTGLGLSIVKGIVDNHNGELFFRNVDGGLECVIRLPLNLGGGENGR encoded by the coding sequence ATGCAAAAGAGTCATGAACTGAAACGGTTTTTGAATATATTAGAAAGAGCAGGTAGTTTAAAAGAGTTGTATTTAAGAGCTCTGCCATTTTTCTTTGAAATTTGCAATATAGATAAAATTCTGTTTTTTAAATTCAGTAAGAGGAAGAACTGCTTCGATCCTAAGCTTGCAGTAAAAAAAAGTGAAGCTTTGAAGATAATAAAGGACGATTATGAGAATTTTGATGTAGACAAACTATTTGAAAGTGAATTTAATAAAAAATTCAGGATTTTGGGGGTTAAGTGCAACGATACTGTAAGGGCTTTAGTGGGTCTATTTGTTGATAAGAAAGTTAAAATTATAAATTTTAACAACATTGCAGGTACTCAACTTAAAAATGTGTTAAGGGAATTTGGCTTTAAGAGGGAAATACTCAGCGTGCCGTTTGTATCTTTGGGCGAAATAGTTGGATTTATGCTTATAGATATATGTGAAATAGAGCATGTTAGGTGTTATGTAGGTGCATTTAGCTGTGCTCTGGGTAGACTTCTTTTAATTAAAAGCCTCAATAACCTTACAAATATTATAGAGACCCAAAAAGAGGAACTAAATAGGACTGATATAGTTTGCCAGATAGGTAAGACTGCTTTAACAATTGCTCATGAGATGAAAAATTCGCTTGTGGGTATAATAGGTCTGTTTGGTAAGCTTAAAGATAAACTTGGTGAAGATGAGAAGGCTGTGAAGTACTATCAGATAATTGATAAGGAGTTAAAAAAGCTCTATGATTTTACCTTGGATATAAATAAGTTCTCAAAAATAGTAAAACCCCGTGAATTTCAGCCTGTGGATATAGAAGATATTATAGATAATTCCATTGAAATGGTCTCTGCTTTTGCGAAAGATGTATCTTTCTCTGTGTCAATTGATGAAAATGTATCTCAGGTGCTTGCCGATAAGACTCAACTTGAACAGGTATTTTTAAATCTTTTTAAGAATTCAATAGAAGCAGGCAAAGGTAGGCATAAAGTCAAAATAGACGTTTCAGTTAGACTTGAAAATAATAACGTGGTTATTAGGATTAAAGATAATAGTGGAGGGGTGGATGAGGAAACATTGAGAAGTATGTTAAAACCGTTTTTCACCACTAAATCTTACGGTACGGGCTTGGGGCTTTCAATCGTGAAGGGTATAGTGGATAATCATAATGGCGAGTTGTTCTTTAGAAATGTGGATGGTGGATTGGAATGTGTTATAAGGTTGCCTTTAAATTTGGGAGGGGGAGAAAATGGCAGATAA
- the argB gene encoding acetylglutamate kinase yields MFDKGDCLVEVLPYIKKFYSKTVVIKYGGSAMIEPKLRESFSKDVSLLKYVGINPIVVHGGGPEIGDVLKRLNIESKFYEGLRITDENTMEVVVMVLAGKVNKEIVLQINKNGGRAVGISGVDAQIIKAKKKLLKDIDLGLVGDVESVNPTILMHLSESGYIPVVSPIGVDDDGKRYNINADSVASAIAISLKAEKLIYLTDTDGVLNKEGELISSIEMSQISQMINDGTITGGMIPKLLSAKEAINKGVNKVHIINGTKIHSLLEEIFTQEGVGSQIYAKES; encoded by the coding sequence ATGTTTGATAAAGGCGATTGTCTTGTTGAAGTTCTACCTTATATAAAAAAGTTTTACTCAAAAACGGTTGTTATAAAATACGGTGGCAGCGCCATGATTGAACCAAAGTTAAGGGAAAGTTTCTCCAAAGATGTATCCCTGCTTAAATATGTAGGCATAAATCCTATAGTGGTACACGGTGGAGGGCCTGAGATCGGGGATGTCCTAAAAAGACTTAACATAGAAAGCAAGTTTTATGAGGGTTTGCGCATAACCGACGAAAACACGATGGAAGTCGTAGTTATGGTTTTGGCTGGTAAAGTAAACAAAGAGATAGTGCTGCAGATAAACAAGAATGGAGGTCGGGCTGTTGGCATAAGTGGTGTTGACGCTCAAATAATAAAAGCAAAAAAGAAACTGCTAAAGGACATAGACCTGGGGCTTGTAGGGGATGTTGAGAGTGTTAATCCCACAATATTGATGCATTTATCAGAAAGCGGCTATATACCTGTTGTATCCCCTATTGGCGTAGACGATGATGGAAAGCGTTATAATATCAACGCAGATAGTGTTGCGAGTGCTATTGCTATAAGCTTGAAAGCCGAAAAACTTATATACTTAACGGATACAGATGGTGTGTTAAATAAAGAGGGTGAGCTTATATCATCGATAGAGATGTCCCAAATAAGCCAGATGATAAATGATGGAACGATAACAGGAGGTATGATACCCAAACTATTATCGGCTAAAGAAGCTATAAACAAAGGTGTCAACAAAGTTCATATTATAAATGGGACAAAAATTCATTCTTTGCTTGAGGAAATATTTACACAGGAAGGTGTAGGAAGCCAGATATATGCAAAAGAGTCATGA